The genomic DNA GATCACCTGATTTTGGTAAAGGCAGAACGCAATAACGCACTTCTAAAAACGTACGAGAGAAATCTTCAGGCCTTAGCCTCCATTAAATCCTTTGAGAAACGGTTGCCTGACCAAAACTTCACGCGGGTACATCGCTCATTCCTAGTGGCCATACATCAGATCAAGCAGGTAAAAGACAATACCATAGAACTGTTGACGGGTGAGTTTATCCCCATCGGGTCCCGTTATAAAAAGAAATTCATGGAGGCGATTCGCCATCGTATTTTATAATGAACGCTATGCCACCATGTATGTCTAAACCGCCAAAGTATTTCTGGGTACTGACGCAACGTTTGAGCCACCAGACAGACTGTGGTCCAACGCTTACGCTGTCAAAGGAAGATTCTACGTTCAACGTTCATTTTCAGCGAGCCCCGCAGGGGCAGGGCGTGTCTTTAACAGATTATGTGGCAGGTACTGCCCGGGAAAAAGGCTAGCTATTTTCTAAACGTGTGTAATCTATCCGTACGTGTGGTTTCCCTTGTCTTTTAACAATCACATTTCACAATGTTTTTCAAGAATAAAGTAGTTATCATAACCGGAGGTTCCTCCGGTATTGGACGCGCTTGTGCGCAGGCCTTTGCTCAGGCCGGAGCGCATGTAGTCATCACGGGTCGAAACGAAGCCCGCCTGAACGCCACCGCTTCAGTGCTGAGACAAACATCCGCTCAGGTACTTCCGCTCGTAGCGGACGTCAGTGAGGAAGAGGACTGCCGGCGTGTCGTAGAAACGACCCTCCGCAAGTGGGGAGGAGTTGATGTGCTGATCAACAATGCGGGCATCTCCATGCGGGCGCTTTTTGCTGACCTCGACCTGGAAGTGCTGCACCGCTTGATGAACACCAACTTCTGGGGAACCGTTTACATGACCAAGGCGGCTCTTCCTTATCTGTTAAATAGCCAGGGATCTGTGGTAGGAATCTCTTCTATTGCAGGGTACCGAGGATTGCCGGCTCGCACAGGCTATTCGGCTTCCAAAGCGGCCATGCAGGGCTTTTTTGAGTCATTGCGCACCGAAACACTTCATCAGGGGCTTCACGTACTGGTGGCTTGTCCTGGGTTCACAACCTCTAACATTCGCAATGTAGCGCTGGCGGCAGACGGTCACCCACAGGGTGAGACGCCACGAGACGAACAGAAAATGATGTCGGCGGAAGAAGTGGCCCAACGCCTGGTAGAGGCTGTGCAGCATCGGCGACGCGATCTGATTTTAACTACGCAGGGTAAAATGACCGTGTTTATGAATAAGTGGTTACCGGGATGGATGGACAAAATGGTCTACAAACACTTCGCAAAGGAAGCAGACTCGCCCTTAAAGTAAGTGGTTCCTGAAATCAGTAGGACACTTCTAATAAGCCTAAAAAAATTAACTGAATCGGACGCAGATAGTTTATGACGTATAGTAAACTTATATTACTATCGCACTTGAAGAAAAAACACCTGTTTTTGAAGCTAACCTCTACTCACCCGTCAACTGGAAAAAAGGTGGCCCGCCACTGCGGCTATGCGCCGAGGAATATCGCTATCGACGCATGACAGCAAGTGGGCGACCGGCGTTCCGGTGCCGCCCAGCGGGGTGCCGCCCAGTGAAAAAATGGAGATCATCCCCTAGTTGAACGCTCATCTCGCTCCGTGGAGGATATTTTGCAAGAATTAGGTGTGAACTATCTTCTACAAGTGGTACAAACAAGTCACGTGGTGATTGGGTGGCGACATAACAATCATTATTTGTTTGAGCGAGCTTTGCGCTGTCGGTAGCGACAGTAACCACACTCCTGGCGCTCTTCTTGAAGCGCCCCTGTCAGCGCATACCGGTCTACACGATAATGACACCTTATCAGCCCTTCACAGTCTCCATAATGATGATAGGCGTAAGCGGCTGGGCCGGTACAAAGGTAAACGCTGTCTACCGCCGGCGGGAGGGTATCCGGCGGAGAAAGAATAAGGCTTAACCACAGAAGCGAATGAACCATTGCTTGAAGCTACACCAAACCTGGCAAAAAGGTAAAGCCGCGTAAGAATTACGCAAAAAGAGCATGCACAGCACCAATCGCATCTTACTTTGGTTTGTTCTGGTTTGTTTTGCTGCAAAAGGAGCCGTATGTTAACGGCATGTTATTTCATCGAACCCTGCCCACACCGCAAAAGTGGCTGATGCCCCCCTCCTCTGAACGACTGACCTTCATTCGCACCACCCAAGAAGTGGCCCTGCAGTTGCCCCTCTACGCCTGCGGGGTAAGTGCGGGCTTTCCTTCCCCGGCGGATGATCATCTGGAAAACCTCATTGACCTCAACCGCTTTCTGATCCGCAACGCTCCCGCGACTTTTCTAGCCCGGGTCAAGGGTAATTCCATGCGCGACTGTAATATCCACGAGGGGGATATTCTGGTAATTGATCGCTCGATCACTCCACGGGAAGGGCATCTGGTGCTGTGCGTTGTTGATGGAGAATTTACCTGCAAATGGGCACGCGGGGAAGGCAAGCAGCTGCGGTTGATTTCCACGACGGAGGATGTTTCGACCCTTCCCCTTTATCACGCCCATGAAGTTACGCTGTGGGGCGTGGTGACCTACACCATTCACCGCAATGCCTGACGGTTCGGCGCCTCGTGCGGTCGCCTTAGTAGACGCCAACAACTTTTACGTTTCCTGCGAACGGGTTTTTGATCCCCGCCTGATCGGGCGACCCGTTGTAGTGCTCTCCAACAACGATGGGTGTGTGATCGCTCGCAGCAACGAAGCCAAAGCGCTGGGCATCCCCATGGGTGAGCCGGCCTTTAAAATTGAGAAGATGGTAGACCAGCACCACATCGCCGTCTATTCCAGCAACTATACGCTGTACGGGGATCTGTCCCGTCGGGTCATGGAGGTGCTCGCGCAGTATACCCCGAACCTGGAGGTCTACTCGATTGACGAAGCCTTTCTTGACCTGGACAACCTCATCGGCAGGGACCTGCAGGAGTACGGCAGAGAAATACAACGGACTGTCGGGCAATGGCTCGGCATACCTGTCTCGATCGGGGTAGCGGAAACCAAAACCTTAGCCAAGATCGCCAACCGCCTGGCCAAGAAGTCTCCCAAAGCGCAGGGCGTACTGGCGCTGTTTGATCCCCGCCATGTGGAAGCAGCACTGGAACGGACCCCGATCGGGGAGGTGTGGGGCATCGGCCACCGCTATGCCGACTTTTTGCATCGGAACCACATCCAGACAGCCGCTCAGTTTCGGCGCACGCCGCCGGACTGGATCAAGAAGCACCTGAAGATCA from Catalinimonas alkaloidigena includes the following:
- a CDS encoding LytR/AlgR family response regulator transcription factor; translated protein: MPPSPTFLLVRVGSVLERVDFDHLILVKAERNNALLKTYERNLQALASIKSFEKRLPDQNFTRVHRSFLVAIHQIKQVKDNTIELLTGEFIPIGSRYKKKFMEAIRHRIL
- a CDS encoding SDR family oxidoreductase, encoding MFFKNKVVIITGGSSGIGRACAQAFAQAGAHVVITGRNEARLNATASVLRQTSAQVLPLVADVSEEEDCRRVVETTLRKWGGVDVLINNAGISMRALFADLDLEVLHRLMNTNFWGTVYMTKAALPYLLNSQGSVVGISSIAGYRGLPARTGYSASKAAMQGFFESLRTETLHQGLHVLVACPGFTTSNIRNVALAADGHPQGETPRDEQKMMSAEEVAQRLVEAVQHRRRDLILTTQGKMTVFMNKWLPGWMDKMVYKHFAKEADSPLK
- a CDS encoding LexA family protein, translating into MFWFVLLQKEPYVNGMLFHRTLPTPQKWLMPPSSERLTFIRTTQEVALQLPLYACGVSAGFPSPADDHLENLIDLNRFLIRNAPATFLARVKGNSMRDCNIHEGDILVIDRSITPREGHLVLCVVDGEFTCKWARGEGKQLRLISTTEDVSTLPLYHAHEVTLWGVVTYTIHRNA
- a CDS encoding Y-family DNA polymerase; translated protein: MPDGSAPRAVALVDANNFYVSCERVFDPRLIGRPVVVLSNNDGCVIARSNEAKALGIPMGEPAFKIEKMVDQHHIAVYSSNYTLYGDLSRRVMEVLAQYTPNLEVYSIDEAFLDLDNLIGRDLQEYGREIQRTVGQWLGIPVSIGVAETKTLAKIANRLAKKSPKAQGVLALFDPRHVEAALERTPIGEVWGIGHRYADFLHRNHIQTAAQFRRTPPDWIKKHLKIIGLRTWKELWGYRCIGLETQPAPSKSICTSRSFGHPVQELSPLQEAVATYTARAAEKLRKQSLVAGMIAVFITTSRFKEEGYYSNNMSVTLPEATSSTISLTQHAHQALTRIYRPGLDYTKAGVLLLELRPEGMVQFNLFDSKEPDEKAKRLMQMMDQINQKLGRDFVHLAAQKARQGGSEWVQQRSKLSPSYTTQLDQLLEVGR